The Fusarium fujikuroi IMI 58289 draft genome, chromosome FFUJ_chr05 DNA segment CGACTCAATTACCGGTTCCGAGACATGTCACTGACAAGGTACAGCATGCTGGGCCTCAGCAGGATACAACGCAACGGGCTGCGCAGCAGTAGAGAACCAGCTCCGCAAATGCATGGACGGTCCGGCTCCTCCCCCCGCGGGCACGAATACGATTAACTACCATCTCGCACGAATGCAGAAGTACATGACCGGGCCGAGGAAGCAAAAGTAGGAATATACACATAaaacgaagaagaagggttATGCATTTTGGGCGTCGGAAGCGCTGCTTTTgctgggatgggatgggattcGAGATATGTACAACAATACCCGCACGGGGCATAGAAGGGCGAGATGTATAGATATCGCTGTACGATACAGTTACAAGTACAATTCAAGTCATGACAATTTGCTTCAACGGTAAAACGGTTTCCAATATATGTGGATGGCAAACTTACGGACTTGTGGCCACATCACGATATACGAGACGAATCAGTTCATTCAAAGTGTTTGCATTTCACTACCTCACTCTGCAAAACACCTAATACTCAAATCAATAACTCTACCCATCATAAGGCGCACACCCAATGCCACAAGTTTCCCACATCCACCTCTATTGCGCACGGGGGGAATCACAcccaaaaacaaaaacaaaaaaaggaACGATAAACCCGAATCTTGAGAAGACAGACacaaaaaaaagaagaggttcaatgaccaagaacaagaaaatCAAGAGAATGATGATAAACGCCCCcatatcttaatagtagcGCCGGATCCCATGAAACTGTGCTGTAAGTGACTGAAGATGAATGATCCCGGTAAAGAAAACAGCTTTTCATCTTACAATAGAAAGGACGCATACAATGCGAATGAGTCATTTCTATGCAAGAAAAAAAGCCGTCCCGAACCAAAAACAAGTCTTAACCCAAGAAAAATAATGTCCATGAGACGAATGAGTGGCTTGAGTAGGCGGTGTTTTTTTCGTtagatggtgatgatagAAAAAAGAGATGTGTTCGAAAAGTCGAGTTCGCTTGCCGTCTATATGAGAATGTATCGGCCTTGCCCAGTCGTCCAGACGCCCTTGGTCGTTATCGTGCCTTTGATCAtggatggcttcttcaagtaAATGTATGAATGTTTTGTTTTCCGTGCGCCGAAAAATGCGGTTAATGATCCGTGGGTATCCTAAGCACAATGCACCatttctgcctcttctccGGGTGGTGGGTGTCGATCGACAAACGAGTGTGCGCCTGTGAGAGGGTGTCTAGGAAGTGCCACCGACGCAGAAGAGCTCTATCTCTCCTACGCCTCCAGAGTACATGTTCCTGACACCTTCGCGCCACTCCATGAAGGCGATctggatatcatcatcgccttcaATGGCGACAAAGTCACCGTCTTCGTCGCGATATCGAAGCTTGAGCAGGCCCTTGCTGATACTGCTAGTAGTGAAGCGGGCAAGCTTGGCATCGATGCGATCAACAAGAGACTGATAGGTAATGTTGAAAGCCACGACCAGGGTGACGTAGTTTCCTGCCTCACAGTTCACCCGGACCTTGAGCTGTGTTGGGAGGGGCATTTCCGGGCTTAGGGGGTTCGAGTTGGGTGGCATTGTTGCTGTGCCAAGAGCTGGGGACACTGTTCGCGAGTTggcggcagcagcatcaacacgAAGAGCATTTCCTCCAGCACCGGGGGTCATTGATCGTGGATGAACTGGTTGTGAAGGGAAGTGGTTCATGCTGCCACCCACACTGCCGGTGTGCTTGTGCATGCGCTCTCGCTGAGCGCCTGGGCTGTTTGTTTGGGCCCGAGTTGGCTGTTCATTTCTAGGTGAACCTGTCTGTTCTCGGCCAATATTGGGGTTGTGGCCAGGATGCAGATGTTGGGGGATGCCAGGGACTGCTGGAATGTTTCCGTGGCTAGGCTGTCGTGTGCGTGGCATTCCTGGTGCATTAATATCAGGAGTGCTGTACGAGCGGTTCCTCTGTTGAGCAGCGAGAGCCGCCTGGTTGTTTGAGGCCATTGCTGGCAGTGAAGGTCCACGAGGGTTACGTCCATGAGGGTTCGGTGAAGGACCGTCGCGAGAGGGGGCACGTGGCATGGCGGGTGCGGTGTATCGGTTGCCGTTACCATCCTCCCAAGTTGGCTGAGGAGTGGCACTCTTAGGGAGGCCATAGTGAGGTGTTGTAAACATTCCACTGGCTGTGCtggttcttgatgatgctggtGACTCGGCGACAGGAGAGAAGTAGCTATCACCCGCCCACGCGCCGGGTGAGTGGGCACCATTTGCTGCTGTCTGAAGGCTGAGTGGTGCGGGAGGCGCTGGTAGAGGGAAGCGAGGCGGAGGCGCTCTCACCATACCGGCCAGTGAAGCAGAGCTCTCTCCGGTTCCGGCTCGAGCGCGAAGGTTACTGGTTGAAGCTGTTCGAGGTACGATGCCCGAAGGAGGTCCAGTATGGTACCCAGCaggtgctgttgctggtccgaggtcttcatcgtcgtcgtcctcctGCAGGTATGGATTCTCCAGTCCTGCCCCATGCTCTCGGGTCCAGGCAAAGTCGGTTGAAAGCGAGTCTGAGTTCGAAGATTGGCGCGGCACGTTATGCTTCCTCTGGGTCTCCAGAGTCATCACCCATTTCCTCAAAGTCTCTTCGTTCAAGAACTTGATGACAAAGTTCTCAACACCGGGGTCTCCCTTCCACCATATCTGCACACTGTGGTTGCCTTCTGAGAGTTAGTTGTGTCGATTACTCAGAATTTCATAACTCACCTGGCTTAGAGAAGGACACAATATCAGTCACATTAGTCATGAATATCCTGCCCTTCAACTGAAGCTTGGCGCTCTTGTTCCGTGTCTTGGTGCCTGATGACCGCAGTTTATCCTTCTTATCCTTGCTcttgcttgatgagatctccTTGCAACACAGGAGAATAGACTCGAAAAGGTAGATTTCGTACTTTTCAAGGTTAGTGTCGGGCCCCTGGAATCTGGCCAGCAGACTTACATCCTTCTCTTGATCTGTCTTTCCGGTGATCACACCATACACGCCATGCAGGAGAAGTTTGCCAAATTGTTCCACCTTGTGGCTCTTCCAATCCTCAACTCGGCTTGTTAGGTCCTCGAGAGCCTCATCAAGCAAGTCGCGGTTAACGGCTTCGttagccttcttcagcaCTCGCTCGGCGGCTTCGCAGCCACTAGTCAGATCCAACTTgacctcctcatcctcggtCTTCTTGTTCAAATCCTGCCATGCATTAGCTATCGAACATCGAAAAAGCGCAACCAGCCTACCTTGAGCAACAGGGGATATTTCACCAGTCTCTGCATGGGCTTCAGCAGGAAACCATCCAGGGTGTTGAAATCGGCTGCCACGGGGTGTGAGGAGCGTTGGATTTTGTCGAAAACCTGATTCGCAACCATCGCCGCCTTACGCTGGTTGGCGATAAAAGGCTGGTAAATGTCGAACGCATCCTCATACATAATGAAGGGAGCCCCCCATCGTTGGGCGTCAGCGGACATGGAGTTTGTTGTCTCTACTCGGATCAGAAAACGGCGCTGGAAATCGAGAatggcgttgatgttgaggaagatcTGATGGAGAGTATCGCCAGGAATCTCGCCTTGTTGATCGAgcgtcttcttcaagtcgTGCAGGTTCTCGAGATCTTGGACGTATTTTCGCTCGGTGTCGACAAGTTCACGGATGATGTGGTCTCGGTAGGTCATCTGTCCGCCCGAGGGCTCGTTGTTTCCATCCCCAGATTCTGGTAAAGGTTGAAGGAGATATCCGCGTTCCTCTGCTCGATCCAAGACGTAATTAACAACTTGAGTCACCTATTTCATCACTTTAGCTCAGTCTACACATCATAGGCGGCATCTACCAACCTTTACAAAGCCGCTGGTATCGTTGCCCATCAAGTCAGTTATCACAAAACTATGGGAAGATGGAATATCTAGGTCTTTCATGCAGGCCTGGACGAATTTGAAGATGGcgatcttggacttcttaGCTTCATTAGCGCTAGGGTCCTCGACCTTGAGCTCTTCATTAGGTCGCAGGGCATTGTAAATTAGTAGTAAAGGGTATCCTCTTCGGAATAGGTTCCATAGAGGATCAACAGGATCATTAGGGTCCAGCTGATCCAGATAAGGGTCAAAGCCAGGAACCTGAGCCAAGCGCTGCTTGAGCGAAATGCAAATCTGGTAAAGCGATCGTGAAGCGTCGGCTTTTTGATTAATGATATTCGCTGTGGCTAGCACGGGGCCGCCGTTCTGTGGTGTGGCGGTCGTAGCCGTGGACAGAGAACTCAACGAAGCCGAGGAGCCAGCAAAGGCTGTCGAGCCCGAGAGTTGACTGGCGCGCGGCGCATGGTTCATGCTGGTCTGCGAGAAGCCACTGAATCCGCTGGAGTTTGGCTGAAAGACCGGGGCTGTATTATTTCGTAGCAACGGGGCATGGGCCATAGCCTTCTACGCCATCCGTCGAGAGGGAGCGACTTGGGAGAGAGTGAGATAGAGAGACGAAGCCGACAGCAGGGAGGGCGAGAGGGACGTTGCAGCGAGGTAAAGGTTGTCGAGGGAGATCGGTTCGAGTGGAAGCGCCGTGGGGACTGTCTTGGGTGTGAAATGTCTAGGGATGTCACTTGGCGTTGGACTCAGGAACGTTTCAACGAGCGGTTCGACGTCATTCGGCGGTGAATCAGCGTGAGATTCGAACGTTGAGTTTTCGCAGCTGCAAGACAGGGCAGGCGGGGTAAGGgggtgttgaggaggaagtgTCGAGGCGAAGCGGCTGTTTGAGGGAGTAATCCGAAGATTGGAGCGACAAAGAATTGATCGCGGCGGGAGTCCCTCTTTGAACGTATACAGTATCGGCAGCGGGCCTGGTGATGGCTGGTCGAGAGTGTAGAGGTGGTGGTCTCGGGGGGTCAGGCGGTGGAGCGATCGAAGGGGGGGTTTAGTGAAGCGGATCGACGATGCCGAAATGGAAGCTGGACAGGTTTTGAAACGATGGGAGTAGATTCTTGTCTGATCTGGCAGGCGGGCCAAGTATTCCGATGTGTGAGTTTTTGGCGTTTTTGGGTGACGGCAAAGGAATTAAATTTAGAGCCAGAATAAACCGTTGTTGCCGCAGTTTTGGTCAAAGGAAGGATTTCGACGAGGCTGGGCGTAGGTTTAAGGTAAGGTTGAAGCGGACGGCAGATGGAGAAAGTCGTTTAAAGGAGGGAAGACCAAAAGCGGGCAGCGAGTGCAGGACAACAGCAGGAGCAGCAAGCAGCAGCTGGGGAGAGGAGGCGGAACGGAAACGGGCGGTTGGCAATTTAGCGGTACCTAAGGCTACTGGGCTGTTAGTGGAGGTCTAGTTAGTGATTTATGATTTAGTGGGGGTGGCCATTTCAGAGGCTGGTTGGCGCTGGAGCAGCCAGTCAGTGGACAGGACCTGGAGGGATTGGATCTCATCGATCTCTACGCGCTGACATTATCACTCCGGGGCAGATGATTTGATGGGCCAGTTATGACTCGAGTGATTACATGTTAGGTGATACTCTCTCTGTTTCTCTCCGTACGACAGATGAAGCGCAATCGCTTGAGTacaagaaaaaaagacctCCCATGATCTGGAGGGGGAAAAAGGGGATCAGACCCTTGTGCAAATGGGAATGTGCGCGATATGACACAGTCGACACTGTACCACAGGGCGCAACTGTAACCGATGGAGTCCGTGCGATGAGTTCGAGGGACGTGCATTTCTTTGGGCATTAACAAGTGTTACCCGGGTGCACATCTCTATCCATCCTTATCCATTATGTTTCAAATTAAGCCCAAAGCACttactcttcctcctcgggcCTTTTTGATCGTCATCAGCAAGTCATCAACTAATATTTAGGCTTTGcacaagaaaagaagcctTCTGGAAGGAGGTCAATGTGCACATGAGTCGTGCTCCAGGTGAGAGATGCTCAGCCAAGACCCTGATCTACAAGTTACCTGGTCCAATAAAACACCAAAATCCAATGGTAACAGCAGAGTGTTACCAAGCATTGTCACTAACCACTTCCAGTCCCACATGTCCTCTCTCTGATTCAGGGATCAACAGGGGTTCCACGATACTGCAGTGCCATCGCTATCAGCATTCAAGCTAAaacagaagagaaggaaaagcaTTGCTGTCACCGTCACATGGCAAGAATTTTGACTTGACGCCCGAAGAGGGGACAAGGACAGATGCAGGGGTCTTGAGAAAGGCGATTGACTTAACATGGATAAGCCCCTGAATCCGCCAGAACGGGTGGTGTGGttcccctcctcttccagaagGACATTGCATGAATGTGCAAGGAAGCTTTCGAACCTTACTCCGTACAGGCATCCCATTTTTCCTGTCTACTTCGATATAGGAAGCTGCATCAGTTTGACACATCCGAGGAGAAGCTTCAACACACGCTATCAGCAATCATGACTGATATTCACTGATAGATCTATCTTGTATCTTGTTCGCGTCAACTTGACTTATCTCTGGGCTCAATCTACAGTTCAAAATCGGCGCCATGTTCCCACTACGCACGGCGGCTAGTCACACTTTCACACACCCAATCACCGCTATCTTGTATCATGGGATTTGACGACAAGATATTCCTCAGCAGATATTTGCAGGTAAGGAACGCAGCTATCCGAAGtattttcttctcatcatgagaTTTTACCACAAATCTCTCGATGAACCCTTCAAGCAAAAGCAAGCACGCATCCTACACACTTCAACTGCCAATCACCCCTGTCTGACATCATGGGCCCCAAGGctcttcaatctctccaGCTCAGGGGAGGCGCTCGCTAGCTTCTTCTAGAGAAGGTTTCATGGAACCTTTCGAAGCCGGCTTTTGGCAGTTTCTCTGTTGGTTTGCTGCGCATTTCCGCTCCCCATTCGGGAATAGTCTAAGAACATGCATTGATGCAAATCTGAAACGCGTGGCTCAATGCACAGGCCAGCAACAAAGCTTCTGTGCAGAAGAATCCCACTATCAAGCATCATGTAAAAGCCCAATCGAGGAACATGGACAAAGAAGGCTTGCATGTAGAATGCTAGAATCGGCCAGAATGAACTTGGGATGTAGAGGCTAAAACGTAGCTTGAAACATAGAACTGTCTGCTTTTGGCTCGACCTGCTTGTACGCTACTGTATGTCTGTTTATGCCTCAGCTGCAACTATCGACGATCTTTCCACAAACCACTCGGGGATTAACCACATTCTGTCCATGATCAGCGCCTATCCTCCGCAGTCATCCAGTGCTCGTCTTGTTTAATATCCGAGACCTTGGAACTTTGCAAATCTCTTTCCACATATCGTATCGGCCATCGCCCGAATGCTGTGAAACTTGAACCTCAGCACAATAGGCAGCCTACATCAAGACCATCTCGTATTATTCCCGTGACACTTTACcactgtatgtatgtatgtacacaTTTTGACTTTTTCACTTCGTCGATCCTGAAACAAGGTGCCATCCCGACTTTGTATGTGGATAGTGTTCATGCGGAGACCAGAAGTGGAAATACTCCCGTCCAAAGTCGGGTGCCAAGATGAATTAGAACTCGACGCTCTTGTTTCAGGAACTCGAGCGCCTCCAcattttctcttcctccatgTTACAGCCTTGTGGGTGGGTTCTCGTGGCTTTCTTGCGCTTCGATAAGCTTTGGGCTATGGCTTGACGATGTTTGTTTTTGGCACTGTCGATCCCGCTAATGCCTGGGAGAGGCTGTCAACAGCACATGGATATGCCTTGCCGAGGTCGAGAGCCGTGAAAGCTAGGATGATCTTGAAAGGGACTGAACGCGGGGTTGAGTTTGTTAACCTGGTATATGCAAACTTCAGGTGAAAAGTCGAGGCTGTTTGCGCAAAGGGTATAGATTCCGAGTTGAGAATAAACTTTCTATGGTGTATATTCTGGATATTGCGGCTTGCATCCAACAAGTCGGCCAAAGAGAACCAGACATCCCATCAAAGAGAATGTCACAGCCCTTCTCACTCTTTGTTGCACAGCCTCCCCAAAGACCTCTGGTCCCTTCCAAAAGACAGGATAGTTATCATGAGACCAGCAAACTGTCATGACAGAGAGAAGCATTCCCACTGTACCCAATGCCCCAttcttcttgtccatgaTCAAGCTGATCATGTTGCGAAAGAAGACCTCTTTGTCCCCATCGCCAGGCTCAGTCCATTCCCTCACAACGAGATCAACGTCCTTTCCCGCTTTCCCTTCGTCCGTCTTGTCTGCGCGCATGTATTGGTGGATTGTGTACCGCGGTACGGTGATGATCCCGTCATCCTTTGAGAAGACAGCTGTGCGGTTTCCGATTGTCACAAGAGCATAGCCTTGGACGACTTGGAGGTACTCCGTGTGAGTCTCGTGCCAGTGAAGGCCTGTGCCAGGTGTGTTGTCGCCGGCTCTCAAGTAGA contains these protein-coding regions:
- a CDS encoding related to ribosomal protein S37, giving the protein MTGRHKAIRLPPLKTLRVHNPKRQVENPCIAIMSSVLACWASAGYNATGCAAVENQLRKCMDGPAPPPAGTNTINYHLARMQKYMTGPRKQK
- a CDS encoding related to Scd1 protein; protein product: MNHAPRASQLSGSTAFAGSSASLSSLSTATTATPQNGGPVLATANIINQKADASRSLYQICISLKQRLAQVPGFDPYLDQLDPNDPVDPLWNLFRRGYPLLLIYNALRPNEELKVEDPSANEAKKSKIAIFKFVQACMKDLDIPSSHSFVITDLMGNDTSGFVKVTQVVNYVLDRAEERGYLLQPLPESGDGNNEPSGGQMTYRDHIIRELVDTERKYVQDLENLHDLKKTLDQQGEIPGDTLHQIFLNINAILDFQRRFLIRVETTNSMSADAQRWGAPFIMYEDAFDIYQPFIANQRKAAMVANQVFDKIQRSSHPVAADFNTLDGFLLKPMQRLVKYPLLLKDLNKKTEDEEVKLDLTSGCEAAERVLKKANEAVNRDLLDEALEDLTSRVEDWKSHKVEQFGKLLLHGVYGVITGKTDQEKDYEIYLFESILLCCKEISSSKSKDKKDKLRSSGTKTRNKSAKLQLKGRIFMTNVTDIVSFSKPGNHSVQIWWKGDPGVENFVIKFLNEETLRKWVMTLETQRKHNVPRQSSNSDSLSTDFAWTREHGAGLENPYLQEDDDDEDLGPATAPAGYHTGPPSGIVPRTASTSNLRARAGTGESSASLAGMVRAPPPRFPLPAPPAPLSLQTAANGAHSPGAWAGDSYFSPVAESPASSRTSTASGMFTTPHYGLPKSATPQPTWEDGNGNRYTAPAMPRAPSRDGPSPNPHGRNPRGPSLPAMASNNQAALAAQQRNRSYSTPDINAPGMPRTRQPSHGNIPAVPGIPQHLHPGHNPNIGREQTGSPRNEQPTRAQTNSPGAQRERMHKHTGSVGGSMNHFPSQPVHPRSMTPGAGGNALRVDAAAANSRTVSPALGTATMPPNSNPLSPEMPLPTQLKVRVNCEAGNYVTLVVAFNITYQSLVDRIDAKLARFTTSSISKGLLKLRYRDEDGDFVAIEGDDDIQIAFMEWREGVRNMYSGGVGEIELFCVGGTS